From one Thunnus maccoyii chromosome 6, fThuMac1.1, whole genome shotgun sequence genomic stretch:
- the LOC121898498 gene encoding von Willebrand factor A domain-containing protein 5A-like isoform X2, producing the protein MLGLKVYLEVKWLLLTELTGTSRGDYCHRTSHAKLVWILSRNTSHQVFYVSYKVVKKISILILHKLQDNDTLNKYNDVFLHKQPMSRKSSNLLVTCCTGRMEDSSGLLTTEREPVPLKSIEVELEVRDHVATLVSTLLYENKEDKPLEAVFVFPLPGDAAVCHFSAKIGQTQIVAEVKEKQEAHEEYDDALSSGQQAFLLEESDQSPDIFSLSVGSLPPGESASIRLEYVTELAVQADDGLRFCLPAVLNPRYQPQGSEGGSVQVTSVPASLVPYSLSFSARVSSPRPISKVESNCSLDPLQYLNTEQTQATVKLAAGHKFDRDVELLIYYKDAHQPTAVVEAGQASAKPGTLMGDPVVMLSLYPEFPQAVMSSVASCGEFVFLIDRSGSMDCCMGNSNQQETRIGSARDTLLLLLKSLPMGCYFNIYGFGSSYQHIFLKSVEYNEKTMEEALKKVEEMDADLGGTEILEPLKHIYSQPCVPSQPRQLFVFTDGEVENTKEVINLVRDNSGSHRCFSFGIGEGASSALINGLAKEGGGHAQFITGTDRMQPKVMQSLRFALQPAVVDISVTWDLPKAVSVTVLSPPITTIFQGQRSLIYAQLTGQSPEAAEGCVTVKYSLAGHASQNQLRFSLKPAEDTGLTVHRLGARTLIRSLEIEEREDGEEQDGVKQKVVELSVQSGVSSSFTAFIAINKGDGQAIQGPLLFRNDLMLGCSLRDFSLGFDEDSCDSGFGGFGWSRKFGASFQSHGKSVKKKLKSVFSRVGGFFKGGQKASCQSNETDLSEDAAFKPKQPPRDPLLQLVSLQEASGCWVLDPALAAALGKTSEELDKPKPALVNKEVWATILALIWLHGFKSDVQDEWELLAMKAVSWLRAQKAPCVTECIEAGNALLGCEVQKDALT; encoded by the exons ATGTTAGGGTTAAAAGTTTACCTCGAGGTAAAGTGGCTGTTGCTGACGGAACTCACGGGGACTTCACGAGGTGATTATTGTCATCGCACATCTCATGCAAAGCTGGTGTGGATACTGTCACGTAACACGTCTCACCAAGTTTTTTACGTTAGTTATAAAGTTGTAAAAAAGATTAGCATCCTTATCCTCCATAAACTACAAGATAATGATACACTCAACAAGTACAACGACGTTTTCCTCCATAAACAGCCAATGAG CAGAAAGTCCTCAAATCTCCTTGTTACCTGTTGCACAGGTAGGATGGAAGACTCCAGCGGTCTACTTACCACTGAGAGGGAACCAG TTCCTCTGAAGAGCATTGAAGTGGAGCTGGAGGTGAGGGACCATGTGGCTACACTGGTCTCCACTCTGCTCTACGAGAACAAGGAGGACAAACCACTGGAggctgtttttgtcttccctctGCCTGGAGatgctgctgtctgtcattTCAGTGCTAAGATTGGACAAACACAGATTGTAGCTGAGGTGAAGGAGAAACAGGAG GCTCATGAGGAGTAtgatgatgcactgagctctgGTCAGCAGGCCTTCCTATTGGAGGAGAGTGATCAGAGCCCGGATATATTCTCTCTGAGTGTGGGCAGTCTGCCTCCAGGAGAGAGTGCCTCCATCAGGCTGGAGTACGTCACTGAGCTGGCTGTGCAGGCTGATGACGGGCTGAGGTTTTGTCTGCCTGCTGTGCTCAACCCTCGCTACCAACCTCAGG GTAGTGAAGGTGGCAGCGTCCAGGTGACATCTGTTCCAGCCTCTCTGGTGCCCTacagtctgtctttctctgcccGGGTGTCTTCTCCTCGTCCAATCTCTAAAGTGGAGTCCAACTGCTCCCTGGACCCTCTCCAGTACCTCAACACAGAGCAAACTCAGGCCACG GTCAAGTTGGCTGCAGGACACAAGTTCGACAGGGATGTTGAACTGTTGATTTATTACAAAGACGCCCACCAGCCCACTGCTGTGGTGGAGGCAGGACAGGCCTCTGCCAAGCCTG GCACTCTGATGGGTGATCCAGTGGTGATGCTGAGCCTGTACCCTGAGTTCCCCCAGGCTGTGATGTCTTCAGTCGCCTCATGTGGAGAGTTTGTGTTCTTGATTGATCGATCTGGAAGTATGGATTGTTGTATGGGCAACAGCAACCAGCAAGAGACTCGCATTGGCAGTGCCAGG GATACTCTACTGCTCCTGCTGAAGAGTTTACCAATGGGCTGCTACTTCAACATCTACGGTTTCGGGTCTAGCTATCAACACATCTTCCT TAAGAGTGTGGAGTACAATGAGAAGACTATGGAAGAGGCTCTGAAGAAAGTTGAGGAGATGGACGCTGATCTGGGAGGAACAGAGATCCTGGAGCCcctcaaacacatttacagccaGCCCTGCGTTCCCAGTCAACCAAGacaa CTGTTTGTCTTTACTGACGGCGAGGTGGAGAACACCAAAGAAGTTATAAATCTGGTGAGGGACAACTCAGGCTCCCACAG GTGTTTCTCTTTTGGGATCGGGGAAGGAGCCAGCTCTGCTCTTATCAATGGGTTGGCCAAGGAAGGAGGAGGTCACGCTCAGTTCATCACAGGAACTGACAGGATGCAACCAAAA GTGATGCAGTCGCTGCGATTTGCTCTGCAGCCAGCTGTAGTGGACATCTCAGTCACATGGGATTTACCAAAGGCAGTGTCTGTCACTGTCCTCTCTCCACCCATCACAACAATTTtccagggtcaaaggtcactgatTTATGCCCAGCTCACTGGACAG agtccagaggcagCAGAAGGCTGTGTGACAGTGAAGTACAGCCTGGCAGGTCATGCATCTCAGAACCAGCTCCGCTTCAGTCTCAAACCTGCAGAGGACACTGG ACTAACAGTCCACAGGTTGGGTGCTCGGACTCTGATTCGCTCCCTGGagatagaggagagagaggatggagaagAGCAAGATGGAGTGAAGCAGAAGGTGGTGGAGCTCAGTGTCCAATCAGGAGTGAGCAGCTCCTTCACTGCCTTCATTGCCATCAATAAAGGCGACGGCCAGGCAATTCAAGGGCCTCTGTTGTTTAGAAATGATCTAATGTTAG gaTGCAGTTTGCGTGATTTTTCTCTGGGGTTCGATGAGGATTCATGTGATTCAG GTTTTGGCGGCTTTGGCTGGTCCCGCAAGTTTGGTGCCTCATTTCAGAGCCATG GAAAGTCTGTAAAGAAGAAACTGAAATCAG TTTTCAGCAGAGTTGGAGGCTTCTTTAAGGGTGGTCAGAAAGCATCATGTCAGAGCAATG AGACAGATTTAAGCGAGGATGCAGCCTTTAAGCCCAAGCAGCCACCCAGAGACCCTTTGCTGCAGTTGGTGTCTCTGCAGGAGGCGTCTGGCTGCTGGGTGCTAGATCCAGCTCTGGCTGCTGCACTGGGAAAGACCAGCGAGGAGCTGGATAAGCCAAAACCTGCATTG GTGAACAAGGAAGTGTGGGCCACCATTCTGGCTCTGATCTGGCTTCATGGTTTCAAGTCAGATGTTCAGGATGAATGGGAGCTTCTGGCTATGAAGGCTGTGTCATGGCTCCGTGCTCAGAAAG CACCATGTGTGACAGAGTGTATAGAGGCTGGAAATGCACTGCTGGGATGTGAGGTGCAGAAAGATGCTCTG ACCTGA
- the LOC121898498 gene encoding von Willebrand factor A domain-containing protein 5A-like isoform X1, whose protein sequence is MLGLKVYLEVKWLLLTELTGTSRGDYCHRTSHAKLVWILSRNTSHQVFYVSYKVVKKISILILHKLQDNDTLNKYNDVFLHKQPMSRKSSNLLVTCCTGRMEDSSGLLTTEREPVPLKSIEVELEVRDHVATLVSTLLYENKEDKPLEAVFVFPLPGDAAVCHFSAKIGQTQIVAEVKEKQEAHEEYDDALSSGQQAFLLEESDQSPDIFSLSVGSLPPGESASIRLEYVTELAVQADDGLRFCLPAVLNPRYQPQGSEGGSVQVTSVPASLVPYSLSFSARVSSPRPISKVESNCSLDPLQYLNTEQTQATVKLAAGHKFDRDVELLIYYKDAHQPTAVVEAGQASAKPGTLMGDPVVMLSLYPEFPQAVMSSVASCGEFVFLIDRSGSMDCCMGNSNQQETRIGSARDTLLLLLKSLPMGCYFNIYGFGSSYQHIFLKSVEYNEKTMEEALKKVEEMDADLGGTEILEPLKHIYSQPCVPSQPRQLFVFTDGEVENTKEVINLVRDNSGSHRCFSFGIGEGASSALINGLAKEGGGHAQFITGTDRMQPKVMQSLRFALQPAVVDISVTWDLPKAVSVTVLSPPITTIFQGQRSLIYAQLTGQSPEAAEGCVTVKYSLAGHASQNQLRFSLKPAEDTGLTVHRLGARTLIRSLEIEEREDGEEQDGVKQKVVELSVQSGVSSSFTAFIAINKGDGQAIQGPLLFRNDLMLGCSLRDFSLGFDEDSCDSGFGGFGWSRKFGASFQSHGKSVKKKLKSVFSRVGGFFKGGQKASCQSNETDLSEDAAFKPKQPPRDPLLQLVSLQEASGCWVLDPALAAALGKTSEELDKPKPALVNKEVWATILALIWLHGFKSDVQDEWELLAMKAVSWLRAQKAPCVTECIEAGNALLGCEVQKDALVI, encoded by the exons ATGTTAGGGTTAAAAGTTTACCTCGAGGTAAAGTGGCTGTTGCTGACGGAACTCACGGGGACTTCACGAGGTGATTATTGTCATCGCACATCTCATGCAAAGCTGGTGTGGATACTGTCACGTAACACGTCTCACCAAGTTTTTTACGTTAGTTATAAAGTTGTAAAAAAGATTAGCATCCTTATCCTCCATAAACTACAAGATAATGATACACTCAACAAGTACAACGACGTTTTCCTCCATAAACAGCCAATGAG CAGAAAGTCCTCAAATCTCCTTGTTACCTGTTGCACAGGTAGGATGGAAGACTCCAGCGGTCTACTTACCACTGAGAGGGAACCAG TTCCTCTGAAGAGCATTGAAGTGGAGCTGGAGGTGAGGGACCATGTGGCTACACTGGTCTCCACTCTGCTCTACGAGAACAAGGAGGACAAACCACTGGAggctgtttttgtcttccctctGCCTGGAGatgctgctgtctgtcattTCAGTGCTAAGATTGGACAAACACAGATTGTAGCTGAGGTGAAGGAGAAACAGGAG GCTCATGAGGAGTAtgatgatgcactgagctctgGTCAGCAGGCCTTCCTATTGGAGGAGAGTGATCAGAGCCCGGATATATTCTCTCTGAGTGTGGGCAGTCTGCCTCCAGGAGAGAGTGCCTCCATCAGGCTGGAGTACGTCACTGAGCTGGCTGTGCAGGCTGATGACGGGCTGAGGTTTTGTCTGCCTGCTGTGCTCAACCCTCGCTACCAACCTCAGG GTAGTGAAGGTGGCAGCGTCCAGGTGACATCTGTTCCAGCCTCTCTGGTGCCCTacagtctgtctttctctgcccGGGTGTCTTCTCCTCGTCCAATCTCTAAAGTGGAGTCCAACTGCTCCCTGGACCCTCTCCAGTACCTCAACACAGAGCAAACTCAGGCCACG GTCAAGTTGGCTGCAGGACACAAGTTCGACAGGGATGTTGAACTGTTGATTTATTACAAAGACGCCCACCAGCCCACTGCTGTGGTGGAGGCAGGACAGGCCTCTGCCAAGCCTG GCACTCTGATGGGTGATCCAGTGGTGATGCTGAGCCTGTACCCTGAGTTCCCCCAGGCTGTGATGTCTTCAGTCGCCTCATGTGGAGAGTTTGTGTTCTTGATTGATCGATCTGGAAGTATGGATTGTTGTATGGGCAACAGCAACCAGCAAGAGACTCGCATTGGCAGTGCCAGG GATACTCTACTGCTCCTGCTGAAGAGTTTACCAATGGGCTGCTACTTCAACATCTACGGTTTCGGGTCTAGCTATCAACACATCTTCCT TAAGAGTGTGGAGTACAATGAGAAGACTATGGAAGAGGCTCTGAAGAAAGTTGAGGAGATGGACGCTGATCTGGGAGGAACAGAGATCCTGGAGCCcctcaaacacatttacagccaGCCCTGCGTTCCCAGTCAACCAAGacaa CTGTTTGTCTTTACTGACGGCGAGGTGGAGAACACCAAAGAAGTTATAAATCTGGTGAGGGACAACTCAGGCTCCCACAG GTGTTTCTCTTTTGGGATCGGGGAAGGAGCCAGCTCTGCTCTTATCAATGGGTTGGCCAAGGAAGGAGGAGGTCACGCTCAGTTCATCACAGGAACTGACAGGATGCAACCAAAA GTGATGCAGTCGCTGCGATTTGCTCTGCAGCCAGCTGTAGTGGACATCTCAGTCACATGGGATTTACCAAAGGCAGTGTCTGTCACTGTCCTCTCTCCACCCATCACAACAATTTtccagggtcaaaggtcactgatTTATGCCCAGCTCACTGGACAG agtccagaggcagCAGAAGGCTGTGTGACAGTGAAGTACAGCCTGGCAGGTCATGCATCTCAGAACCAGCTCCGCTTCAGTCTCAAACCTGCAGAGGACACTGG ACTAACAGTCCACAGGTTGGGTGCTCGGACTCTGATTCGCTCCCTGGagatagaggagagagaggatggagaagAGCAAGATGGAGTGAAGCAGAAGGTGGTGGAGCTCAGTGTCCAATCAGGAGTGAGCAGCTCCTTCACTGCCTTCATTGCCATCAATAAAGGCGACGGCCAGGCAATTCAAGGGCCTCTGTTGTTTAGAAATGATCTAATGTTAG gaTGCAGTTTGCGTGATTTTTCTCTGGGGTTCGATGAGGATTCATGTGATTCAG GTTTTGGCGGCTTTGGCTGGTCCCGCAAGTTTGGTGCCTCATTTCAGAGCCATG GAAAGTCTGTAAAGAAGAAACTGAAATCAG TTTTCAGCAGAGTTGGAGGCTTCTTTAAGGGTGGTCAGAAAGCATCATGTCAGAGCAATG AGACAGATTTAAGCGAGGATGCAGCCTTTAAGCCCAAGCAGCCACCCAGAGACCCTTTGCTGCAGTTGGTGTCTCTGCAGGAGGCGTCTGGCTGCTGGGTGCTAGATCCAGCTCTGGCTGCTGCACTGGGAAAGACCAGCGAGGAGCTGGATAAGCCAAAACCTGCATTG GTGAACAAGGAAGTGTGGGCCACCATTCTGGCTCTGATCTGGCTTCATGGTTTCAAGTCAGATGTTCAGGATGAATGGGAGCTTCTGGCTATGAAGGCTGTGTCATGGCTCCGTGCTCAGAAAG CACCATGTGTGACAGAGTGTATAGAGGCTGGAAATGCACTGCTGGGATGTGAGGTGCAGAAAGATGCTCTGGTGATTTGA
- the LOC121898498 gene encoding von Willebrand factor A domain-containing protein 5A-like isoform X6: MEDSSGLLTTEREPVPLKSIEVELEVRDHVATLVSTLLYENKEDKPLEAVFVFPLPGDAAVCHFSAKIGQTQIVAEVKEKQEAHEEYDDALSSGQQAFLLEESDQSPDIFSLSVGSLPPGESASIRLEYVTELAVQADDGLRFCLPAVLNPRYQPQGSEGGSVQVTSVPASLVPYSLSFSARVSSPRPISKVESNCSLDPLQYLNTEQTQATVKLAAGHKFDRDVELLIYYKDAHQPTAVVEAGQASAKPGTLMGDPVVMLSLYPEFPQAVMSSVASCGEFVFLIDRSGSMDCCMGNSNQQETRIGSARDTLLLLLKSLPMGCYFNIYGFGSSYQHIFLKSVEYNEKTMEEALKKVEEMDADLGGTEILEPLKHIYSQPCVPSQPRQLFVFTDGEVENTKEVINLVRDNSGSHRCFSFGIGEGASSALINGLAKEGGGHAQFITGTDRMQPKVMQSLRFALQPAVVDISVTWDLPKAVSVTVLSPPITTIFQGQRSLIYAQLTGQSPEAAEGCVTVKYSLAGHASQNQLRFSLKPAEDTGLTVHRLGARTLIRSLEIEEREDGEEQDGVKQKVVELSVQSGVSSSFTAFIAINKGDGQAIQGPLLFRNDLMLGCSLRDFSLGFDEDSCDSGFGGFGWSRKFGASFQSHGKSVKKKLKSVFSRVGGFFKGGQKASCQSNETDLSEDAAFKPKQPPRDPLLQLVSLQEASGCWVLDPALAAALGKTSEELDKPKPALVNKEVWATILALIWLHGFKSDVQDEWELLAMKAVSWLRAQKAPCVTECIEAGNALLGCEVQKDALVI, encoded by the exons ATGGAAGACTCCAGCGGTCTACTTACCACTGAGAGGGAACCAG TTCCTCTGAAGAGCATTGAAGTGGAGCTGGAGGTGAGGGACCATGTGGCTACACTGGTCTCCACTCTGCTCTACGAGAACAAGGAGGACAAACCACTGGAggctgtttttgtcttccctctGCCTGGAGatgctgctgtctgtcattTCAGTGCTAAGATTGGACAAACACAGATTGTAGCTGAGGTGAAGGAGAAACAGGAG GCTCATGAGGAGTAtgatgatgcactgagctctgGTCAGCAGGCCTTCCTATTGGAGGAGAGTGATCAGAGCCCGGATATATTCTCTCTGAGTGTGGGCAGTCTGCCTCCAGGAGAGAGTGCCTCCATCAGGCTGGAGTACGTCACTGAGCTGGCTGTGCAGGCTGATGACGGGCTGAGGTTTTGTCTGCCTGCTGTGCTCAACCCTCGCTACCAACCTCAGG GTAGTGAAGGTGGCAGCGTCCAGGTGACATCTGTTCCAGCCTCTCTGGTGCCCTacagtctgtctttctctgcccGGGTGTCTTCTCCTCGTCCAATCTCTAAAGTGGAGTCCAACTGCTCCCTGGACCCTCTCCAGTACCTCAACACAGAGCAAACTCAGGCCACG GTCAAGTTGGCTGCAGGACACAAGTTCGACAGGGATGTTGAACTGTTGATTTATTACAAAGACGCCCACCAGCCCACTGCTGTGGTGGAGGCAGGACAGGCCTCTGCCAAGCCTG GCACTCTGATGGGTGATCCAGTGGTGATGCTGAGCCTGTACCCTGAGTTCCCCCAGGCTGTGATGTCTTCAGTCGCCTCATGTGGAGAGTTTGTGTTCTTGATTGATCGATCTGGAAGTATGGATTGTTGTATGGGCAACAGCAACCAGCAAGAGACTCGCATTGGCAGTGCCAGG GATACTCTACTGCTCCTGCTGAAGAGTTTACCAATGGGCTGCTACTTCAACATCTACGGTTTCGGGTCTAGCTATCAACACATCTTCCT TAAGAGTGTGGAGTACAATGAGAAGACTATGGAAGAGGCTCTGAAGAAAGTTGAGGAGATGGACGCTGATCTGGGAGGAACAGAGATCCTGGAGCCcctcaaacacatttacagccaGCCCTGCGTTCCCAGTCAACCAAGacaa CTGTTTGTCTTTACTGACGGCGAGGTGGAGAACACCAAAGAAGTTATAAATCTGGTGAGGGACAACTCAGGCTCCCACAG GTGTTTCTCTTTTGGGATCGGGGAAGGAGCCAGCTCTGCTCTTATCAATGGGTTGGCCAAGGAAGGAGGAGGTCACGCTCAGTTCATCACAGGAACTGACAGGATGCAACCAAAA GTGATGCAGTCGCTGCGATTTGCTCTGCAGCCAGCTGTAGTGGACATCTCAGTCACATGGGATTTACCAAAGGCAGTGTCTGTCACTGTCCTCTCTCCACCCATCACAACAATTTtccagggtcaaaggtcactgatTTATGCCCAGCTCACTGGACAG agtccagaggcagCAGAAGGCTGTGTGACAGTGAAGTACAGCCTGGCAGGTCATGCATCTCAGAACCAGCTCCGCTTCAGTCTCAAACCTGCAGAGGACACTGG ACTAACAGTCCACAGGTTGGGTGCTCGGACTCTGATTCGCTCCCTGGagatagaggagagagaggatggagaagAGCAAGATGGAGTGAAGCAGAAGGTGGTGGAGCTCAGTGTCCAATCAGGAGTGAGCAGCTCCTTCACTGCCTTCATTGCCATCAATAAAGGCGACGGCCAGGCAATTCAAGGGCCTCTGTTGTTTAGAAATGATCTAATGTTAG gaTGCAGTTTGCGTGATTTTTCTCTGGGGTTCGATGAGGATTCATGTGATTCAG GTTTTGGCGGCTTTGGCTGGTCCCGCAAGTTTGGTGCCTCATTTCAGAGCCATG GAAAGTCTGTAAAGAAGAAACTGAAATCAG TTTTCAGCAGAGTTGGAGGCTTCTTTAAGGGTGGTCAGAAAGCATCATGTCAGAGCAATG AGACAGATTTAAGCGAGGATGCAGCCTTTAAGCCCAAGCAGCCACCCAGAGACCCTTTGCTGCAGTTGGTGTCTCTGCAGGAGGCGTCTGGCTGCTGGGTGCTAGATCCAGCTCTGGCTGCTGCACTGGGAAAGACCAGCGAGGAGCTGGATAAGCCAAAACCTGCATTG GTGAACAAGGAAGTGTGGGCCACCATTCTGGCTCTGATCTGGCTTCATGGTTTCAAGTCAGATGTTCAGGATGAATGGGAGCTTCTGGCTATGAAGGCTGTGTCATGGCTCCGTGCTCAGAAAG CACCATGTGTGACAGAGTGTATAGAGGCTGGAAATGCACTGCTGGGATGTGAGGTGCAGAAAGATGCTCTGGTGATTTGA
- the LOC121898498 gene encoding von Willebrand factor A domain-containing protein 5A-like isoform X5 has translation MQSCRKSSNLLVTCCTGRMEDSSGLLTTEREPVPLKSIEVELEVRDHVATLVSTLLYENKEDKPLEAVFVFPLPGDAAVCHFSAKIGQTQIVAEVKEKQEAHEEYDDALSSGQQAFLLEESDQSPDIFSLSVGSLPPGESASIRLEYVTELAVQADDGLRFCLPAVLNPRYQPQGSEGGSVQVTSVPASLVPYSLSFSARVSSPRPISKVESNCSLDPLQYLNTEQTQATVKLAAGHKFDRDVELLIYYKDAHQPTAVVEAGQASAKPGTLMGDPVVMLSLYPEFPQAVMSSVASCGEFVFLIDRSGSMDCCMGNSNQQETRIGSARDTLLLLLKSLPMGCYFNIYGFGSSYQHIFLKSVEYNEKTMEEALKKVEEMDADLGGTEILEPLKHIYSQPCVPSQPRQLFVFTDGEVENTKEVINLVRDNSGSHRCFSFGIGEGASSALINGLAKEGGGHAQFITGTDRMQPKVMQSLRFALQPAVVDISVTWDLPKAVSVTVLSPPITTIFQGQRSLIYAQLTGQSPEAAEGCVTVKYSLAGHASQNQLRFSLKPAEDTGLTVHRLGARTLIRSLEIEEREDGEEQDGVKQKVVELSVQSGVSSSFTAFIAINKGDGQAIQGPLLFRNDLMLGCSLRDFSLGFDEDSCDSGFGGFGWSRKFGASFQSHGKSVKKKLKSVFSRVGGFFKGGQKASCQSNETDLSEDAAFKPKQPPRDPLLQLVSLQEASGCWVLDPALAAALGKTSEELDKPKPALVNKEVWATILALIWLHGFKSDVQDEWELLAMKAVSWLRAQKAPCVTECIEAGNALLGCEVQKDALVI, from the exons ATGCAAAGCTG CAGAAAGTCCTCAAATCTCCTTGTTACCTGTTGCACAGGTAGGATGGAAGACTCCAGCGGTCTACTTACCACTGAGAGGGAACCAG TTCCTCTGAAGAGCATTGAAGTGGAGCTGGAGGTGAGGGACCATGTGGCTACACTGGTCTCCACTCTGCTCTACGAGAACAAGGAGGACAAACCACTGGAggctgtttttgtcttccctctGCCTGGAGatgctgctgtctgtcattTCAGTGCTAAGATTGGACAAACACAGATTGTAGCTGAGGTGAAGGAGAAACAGGAG GCTCATGAGGAGTAtgatgatgcactgagctctgGTCAGCAGGCCTTCCTATTGGAGGAGAGTGATCAGAGCCCGGATATATTCTCTCTGAGTGTGGGCAGTCTGCCTCCAGGAGAGAGTGCCTCCATCAGGCTGGAGTACGTCACTGAGCTGGCTGTGCAGGCTGATGACGGGCTGAGGTTTTGTCTGCCTGCTGTGCTCAACCCTCGCTACCAACCTCAGG GTAGTGAAGGTGGCAGCGTCCAGGTGACATCTGTTCCAGCCTCTCTGGTGCCCTacagtctgtctttctctgcccGGGTGTCTTCTCCTCGTCCAATCTCTAAAGTGGAGTCCAACTGCTCCCTGGACCCTCTCCAGTACCTCAACACAGAGCAAACTCAGGCCACG GTCAAGTTGGCTGCAGGACACAAGTTCGACAGGGATGTTGAACTGTTGATTTATTACAAAGACGCCCACCAGCCCACTGCTGTGGTGGAGGCAGGACAGGCCTCTGCCAAGCCTG GCACTCTGATGGGTGATCCAGTGGTGATGCTGAGCCTGTACCCTGAGTTCCCCCAGGCTGTGATGTCTTCAGTCGCCTCATGTGGAGAGTTTGTGTTCTTGATTGATCGATCTGGAAGTATGGATTGTTGTATGGGCAACAGCAACCAGCAAGAGACTCGCATTGGCAGTGCCAGG GATACTCTACTGCTCCTGCTGAAGAGTTTACCAATGGGCTGCTACTTCAACATCTACGGTTTCGGGTCTAGCTATCAACACATCTTCCT TAAGAGTGTGGAGTACAATGAGAAGACTATGGAAGAGGCTCTGAAGAAAGTTGAGGAGATGGACGCTGATCTGGGAGGAACAGAGATCCTGGAGCCcctcaaacacatttacagccaGCCCTGCGTTCCCAGTCAACCAAGacaa CTGTTTGTCTTTACTGACGGCGAGGTGGAGAACACCAAAGAAGTTATAAATCTGGTGAGGGACAACTCAGGCTCCCACAG GTGTTTCTCTTTTGGGATCGGGGAAGGAGCCAGCTCTGCTCTTATCAATGGGTTGGCCAAGGAAGGAGGAGGTCACGCTCAGTTCATCACAGGAACTGACAGGATGCAACCAAAA GTGATGCAGTCGCTGCGATTTGCTCTGCAGCCAGCTGTAGTGGACATCTCAGTCACATGGGATTTACCAAAGGCAGTGTCTGTCACTGTCCTCTCTCCACCCATCACAACAATTTtccagggtcaaaggtcactgatTTATGCCCAGCTCACTGGACAG agtccagaggcagCAGAAGGCTGTGTGACAGTGAAGTACAGCCTGGCAGGTCATGCATCTCAGAACCAGCTCCGCTTCAGTCTCAAACCTGCAGAGGACACTGG ACTAACAGTCCACAGGTTGGGTGCTCGGACTCTGATTCGCTCCCTGGagatagaggagagagaggatggagaagAGCAAGATGGAGTGAAGCAGAAGGTGGTGGAGCTCAGTGTCCAATCAGGAGTGAGCAGCTCCTTCACTGCCTTCATTGCCATCAATAAAGGCGACGGCCAGGCAATTCAAGGGCCTCTGTTGTTTAGAAATGATCTAATGTTAG gaTGCAGTTTGCGTGATTTTTCTCTGGGGTTCGATGAGGATTCATGTGATTCAG GTTTTGGCGGCTTTGGCTGGTCCCGCAAGTTTGGTGCCTCATTTCAGAGCCATG GAAAGTCTGTAAAGAAGAAACTGAAATCAG TTTTCAGCAGAGTTGGAGGCTTCTTTAAGGGTGGTCAGAAAGCATCATGTCAGAGCAATG AGACAGATTTAAGCGAGGATGCAGCCTTTAAGCCCAAGCAGCCACCCAGAGACCCTTTGCTGCAGTTGGTGTCTCTGCAGGAGGCGTCTGGCTGCTGGGTGCTAGATCCAGCTCTGGCTGCTGCACTGGGAAAGACCAGCGAGGAGCTGGATAAGCCAAAACCTGCATTG GTGAACAAGGAAGTGTGGGCCACCATTCTGGCTCTGATCTGGCTTCATGGTTTCAAGTCAGATGTTCAGGATGAATGGGAGCTTCTGGCTATGAAGGCTGTGTCATGGCTCCGTGCTCAGAAAG CACCATGTGTGACAGAGTGTATAGAGGCTGGAAATGCACTGCTGGGATGTGAGGTGCAGAAAGATGCTCTGGTGATTTGA